One segment of Capnocytophaga sp. oral taxon 878 DNA contains the following:
- a CDS encoding dihydrofolate reductase: MLTLIAAAATDNAIGKGSSLLWHLPDDFKHFKALTTGHCIIMGRKTFETFPKPLPHRKHIVITRQMNYPATEEVAVVSTLNAAIDLALRTDQNPYIIGGGEIYAQAMPLADKIELTRVHHSFEQADVFFPEISSLEWQLTNSLLHPKDEKHLYAFSFETYIRKK; this comes from the coding sequence ATGCTGACCCTTATAGCTGCTGCTGCTACGGATAATGCCATAGGGAAAGGTAGTAGTCTTTTATGGCACCTCCCTGATGATTTTAAGCATTTTAAAGCCCTTACTACGGGACATTGCATCATTATGGGACGGAAGACTTTTGAGACCTTTCCTAAGCCTTTGCCACACCGAAAACATATCGTAATCACGCGGCAAATGAACTACCCTGCGACTGAAGAGGTAGCGGTAGTGAGTACCCTTAATGCTGCTATTGACCTTGCGCTAAGAACTGACCAAAACCCTTATATTATAGGAGGTGGTGAGATTTATGCACAAGCAATGCCTTTGGCTGATAAAATAGAACTTACACGTGTGCACCACTCTTTTGAGCAGGCAGATGTATTTTTTCCAGAAATATCATCTTTGGAATGGCAATTAACCAATAGTCTACTTCATCCTAAGGATGAGAAACACCTGTATGCTTTTAGTTTTGAAACATATATAAGGAAAAAATAA
- a CDS encoding 2TM domain-containing protein, producing the protein MENTQLSQEQYQLFKTAETYLRRKRLLYIHFCVFVLGCIFFYVANKLLNFAPQYDWYLWASLLWLFLWCCHAMNVFVFDRFLGKEWQEKQRQRLIQIQQQRLIKMEAAVEKEFQLQKEQAKKDLTSAEITTNA; encoded by the coding sequence ATGGAAAATACTCAATTATCACAAGAACAATACCAACTATTCAAGACTGCTGAAACATATCTAAGACGCAAGCGATTGCTATATATTCACTTTTGTGTATTTGTTTTAGGATGCATTTTCTTTTATGTAGCTAACAAATTACTGAACTTTGCCCCGCAATATGATTGGTACTTGTGGGCTAGCTTATTATGGCTGTTTTTATGGTGCTGTCACGCTATGAATGTTTTTGTATTTGATAGGTTTTTGGGGAAAGAATGGCAAGAGAAACAACGCCAAAGGTTGATTCAAATACAACAACAACGCCTCATCAAAATGGAAGCGGCAGTAGAAAAAGAATTTCAGTTACAAAAAGAACAAGCCAAGAAAGATTTAACCTCGGCTGAGATAACCACTAACGCCTAA
- the uvrC gene encoding excinuclease ABC subunit UvrC produces MVSIEIQLQTLPINAGVYQFYDADDKLIYVGKAVNLKKRVSSYFQKEHDNAKTRVLVRKIMRIEHIVVATESDALLLENNLIKKYQPRYNILLKDDKSYPWICVKKERFPRVFLTRRMIKDGSLYFGPYTSMRTVHTLLDLFKELFPLRTCSYDLSFQNVQNHKFKVCLEYHLKNCKGPCEDFQTEEDYNENIKQIVEILKGNFKETVRRFKDKMLALAGELRFEEAQIVKEKLEVLEKYQAKSSIVSSKINNVDVFSIVSDEEYAYVNFLQVAYGAIVRAHTIEIKKKLEETDRELLEYAIVDIRERFFSTSKEIIVPFEVTLAENLLMTIPKLGEKKQLLELSERNAKHFRQDRFKQEKILDPERHTNRILTQMQRDLHLSVPPVHIECFDNSNIQGTNPVSACVVFKNAKPSKKDYRHFNVKTVEGPNDFASMEEAVFRRYRRLLDEGQPLPQLIVIDGGKGQLSSALKALEQLQLRGKIAIISIAERLEEIYFPEDSIPLYLDKRSETLRIIQQLRDEAHRFGITFHRQKRSKSAIVSELDGVEGIGAKTKETLLQHFKSVKRIREASEDELVKAVGFRGKKVYEYFSLLKK; encoded by the coding sequence ATGGTTTCTATTGAAATTCAATTACAAACTTTGCCTATAAATGCTGGTGTGTATCAGTTTTATGATGCTGATGATAAACTTATTTATGTAGGGAAGGCTGTGAATCTTAAAAAGAGAGTTTCTTCATACTTTCAAAAAGAACATGATAATGCTAAAACACGTGTTTTAGTAAGAAAGATTATGCGTATTGAACATATAGTGGTAGCAACAGAAAGTGATGCCTTACTATTAGAAAACAATCTTATTAAAAAGTATCAACCTCGTTATAATATACTATTAAAAGATGATAAGAGCTATCCGTGGATATGTGTTAAAAAAGAACGTTTTCCACGAGTCTTCTTAACTAGACGTATGATAAAAGATGGTTCTCTGTACTTTGGCCCATATACAAGTATGAGAACAGTCCATACATTATTAGATCTTTTTAAGGAGCTTTTTCCTTTACGCACATGTAGTTATGATCTTTCATTTCAAAATGTGCAAAATCATAAGTTCAAAGTGTGCTTGGAATATCATTTAAAAAATTGTAAAGGACCTTGTGAAGACTTTCAAACAGAGGAAGACTATAATGAGAATATTAAACAAATAGTAGAGATATTAAAAGGCAACTTTAAAGAGACCGTAAGACGTTTTAAAGATAAAATGTTAGCTCTTGCTGGAGAATTGCGATTTGAGGAAGCTCAAATAGTAAAAGAAAAATTAGAAGTATTGGAAAAATATCAAGCAAAATCATCTATTGTGAGTAGTAAGATTAACAATGTAGATGTCTTCTCTATTGTGTCAGATGAGGAGTATGCTTATGTGAACTTCCTGCAAGTAGCTTATGGAGCTATTGTTAGGGCTCATACTATTGAAATTAAAAAGAAATTAGAAGAAACCGACCGTGAACTGCTGGAATATGCCATTGTTGATATTAGGGAAAGATTTTTTTCTACTTCTAAAGAAATTATAGTACCTTTTGAAGTAACTCTTGCTGAAAATCTTTTGATGACAATTCCTAAATTGGGTGAAAAGAAACAGTTATTAGAACTATCAGAACGAAATGCAAAACATTTTAGGCAAGATAGGTTCAAGCAGGAAAAAATATTAGATCCTGAACGACATACCAACCGTATTCTTACCCAAATGCAACGTGATTTGCACTTGTCAGTGCCACCAGTGCATATTGAGTGTTTTGATAATTCAAATATTCAGGGCACTAATCCCGTATCAGCATGTGTAGTATTCAAAAATGCTAAGCCAAGCAAGAAAGATTACAGACATTTTAATGTGAAAACTGTAGAGGGGCCTAATGATTTTGCTTCAATGGAGGAAGCTGTTTTTAGGCGTTACCGTCGCTTGTTAGATGAAGGACAGCCTCTACCACAACTTATTGTTATTGATGGGGGTAAAGGGCAACTCTCATCAGCACTAAAAGCGTTGGAACAGCTACAACTCAGAGGCAAAATAGCTATCATCAGTATTGCAGAGCGCTTGGAAGAAATCTATTTTCCTGAAGATAGCATCCCTCTTTATTTAGATAAACGTTCCGAAACATTACGTATTATACAGCAGTTACGTGATGAAGCGCACCGCTTTGGAATTACCTTCCACCGCCAAAAACGCAGTAAGAGTGCCATAGTATCGGAACTTGATGGAGTTGAAGGTATTGGAGCCAAAACTAAAGAAACGCTATTACAGCATTTTAAGTCAGTAAAACGCATTCGTGAAGCCTCAGAAGATGAATTAGTAAAAGCTGTAGGTTTTAGAGGGAAAAAAGTATATGAATATTTTTCTTTACTCAAAAAATAG